A region of Paenibacillus sp. JNUCC-31 DNA encodes the following proteins:
- a CDS encoding ABC transporter permease — protein MDLLTIGQIINTTLVFATALIFASLGGIFSEKSGVTNLGLEGFMVFGAFAAGIAAHYAQEAGMGGTTSAWMGILFAVVLGVVVSLIHAVASITFKADQIISGIVINFLAAGSTLYLVKLLFEGSGDSPLVQGFSKFDVPLLKDIPLLGEAFFKNVYPTTYLAILFVFLTYYIMYKTPFGLRLRSVGEHPSAADTVGVKVRRYRYIAVMISGALAAIGGAAITLTTTGTFSHNTVSGQGYIAIAAMIFGKWNPIGAFGAAVFFGFSQAIRNYVQLFEWSQSIPQEIIYMLPYLLTIIVLVAAVGRSSAPSALGEPYDPGKR, from the coding sequence ATGGACTTGTTGACAATTGGGCAAATTATCAATACGACGCTTGTCTTTGCCACGGCATTGATTTTTGCATCCTTGGGCGGGATTTTTTCGGAAAAATCAGGTGTGACCAACCTTGGACTTGAAGGTTTCATGGTATTTGGTGCCTTTGCTGCAGGGATTGCTGCGCATTATGCACAAGAAGCTGGCATGGGAGGGACGACATCTGCCTGGATGGGGATTTTGTTCGCAGTTGTGCTGGGGGTCGTTGTGTCGCTGATCCATGCGGTTGCCTCGATTACGTTTAAGGCTGACCAAATTATCAGTGGTATCGTCATTAACTTCCTGGCAGCAGGAAGTACACTTTATTTGGTAAAGCTCCTGTTTGAAGGATCAGGAGATTCACCTTTGGTACAAGGGTTTAGCAAGTTTGATGTACCACTGTTAAAAGATATACCGTTGCTTGGTGAAGCTTTCTTCAAGAACGTGTATCCAACAACTTATCTGGCCATTCTGTTTGTCTTCCTGACGTATTACATCATGTACAAAACTCCATTCGGTCTTCGTCTTCGCTCGGTTGGTGAACATCCAAGTGCTGCGGATACTGTTGGTGTTAAAGTACGTCGTTACCGTTATATTGCGGTCATGATCAGTGGTGCACTGGCTGCCATTGGTGGAGCTGCAATCACACTGACTACAACAGGCACATTCTCCCATAATACCGTTTCTGGTCAAGGTTATATTGCAATTGCGGCCATGATCTTCGGTAAATGGAATCCGATTGGTGCTTTTGGCGCGGCTGTATTCTTTGGTTTCTCACAAGCCATCCGAAACTATGTACAATTGTTTGAATGGTCTCAAAGTATTCCCCAGGAAATTATTTATATGCTGCCTTACCTGCTCACCATCATTGTGCTTGTCGCGGCTGTTGGACGTTCTTCTGCTCCTTCTGCACTCGGTGAACCATATGATCCAGGGAAAAGGTAA
- a CDS encoding GNAT family N-acetyltransferase: MIRQRKSKLDDAAIMRLIDSQLVPLSHMSEIEINKIRKEIPLRMNRGMTFVVSPEPDKEAVAFIHFLMHGELLYVDMMAVTTKEQRKRYGQTLLHQAEHFAVSRGCKRSKVMVDEGNAKGLRFYQKNGYITIRYIMLSRCYELEKRL; encoded by the coding sequence GTGATTCGGCAACGCAAATCCAAGTTGGATGATGCCGCCATAATGAGGCTGATTGACTCTCAACTTGTTCCTCTATCTCATATGAGTGAAATTGAAATCAACAAAATACGTAAAGAAATACCCCTGCGAATGAACAGGGGCATGACCTTTGTTGTCTCACCGGAGCCAGACAAAGAAGCTGTTGCATTCATTCATTTTCTCATGCATGGTGAACTGCTGTATGTGGATATGATGGCTGTTACCACCAAAGAACAACGAAAGCGATACGGACAGACTTTGCTGCACCAAGCCGAACACTTCGCTGTATCTCGAGGCTGCAAAAGATCCAAAGTTATGGTGGATGAAGGCAATGCAAAGGGACTTCGATTTTACCAAAAAAACGGATATATAACAATTAGATACATTATGTTAAGCCGCTGTTATGAGTTGGAAAAAAGGCTGTAA
- the ilvB gene encoding biosynthetic-type acetolactate synthase large subunit, which yields MGAQIPEVRSTDELREKWMKPEVISGSEILLRSLLLEGVECVFGYPGGAVLYIYDAMYGFEDFKHVLTRHEQGAIHAADGYARASGKVGVCIATSGPGATNLVTGIATAYMDSVPLVVITGNVISSLIGSDAFQEADITGITMPITKHSYLVKDVKDLPRVIHEAFHIANTGRKGPVLIDIPKDVSANKTLFEPMTEPVTLRGYNPRTVPNKLQVDRLAQAIQEAERPMILAGGGVVYSGGHEELFEFVEKTGIPITTTLLGLGAFPSGHELWTGMPGMHGTYTSNQAIQKADLLINIGARFDDRVTGKLDGFAPHAKIVHIDIDPAEIGKNIATDIPIVGDVKTVLEIANKEVQRAERADAWRDQIKQWKQEKPYSYTDSDEVLKPQWVVEMLNDTTKGEAIVTTDVGQHQMWAAQYYKFNQPRSWVTSGGLGTMGFGFPSAIGAQMANPDRLVISINGDGGMQMCSQELAICAINNIPVKIVIINNQVLGMVRQWQEIIYENRYSHIDLAGSPDFVKLAEAYGVKGLRATNKEEAERAWQEALDTPGPVVVEFVVRKEENVYPMVPQGATIDQMLMGDAEE from the coding sequence ATGGGAGCTCAAATTCCAGAAGTACGATCGACAGATGAATTACGTGAAAAATGGATGAAGCCGGAGGTCATTAGCGGTTCCGAAATTCTGCTGAGAAGCTTGTTGCTGGAAGGTGTAGAGTGCGTTTTTGGTTACCCGGGCGGTGCAGTGTTGTACATTTACGATGCAATGTATGGTTTCGAGGACTTCAAGCATGTGTTAACCCGTCACGAACAAGGTGCCATTCATGCAGCTGATGGATATGCACGGGCTAGTGGAAAAGTCGGTGTCTGTATCGCTACCTCCGGACCAGGAGCAACCAATCTGGTTACCGGTATTGCAACGGCGTATATGGATTCTGTCCCACTCGTAGTGATTACGGGAAATGTTATTTCCAGCTTGATCGGGTCGGATGCTTTCCAGGAAGCAGACATTACCGGAATCACGATGCCAATCACCAAGCACAGTTATCTGGTAAAAGACGTGAAGGATCTGCCGCGTGTCATTCATGAGGCATTCCATATTGCCAATACGGGCCGTAAAGGTCCAGTACTGATCGATATTCCGAAGGATGTATCGGCTAACAAAACGTTGTTTGAACCGATGACTGAACCTGTTACATTGAGAGGGTATAACCCGCGGACTGTACCGAATAAACTTCAGGTAGATCGACTGGCTCAAGCGATTCAGGAAGCAGAACGTCCTATGATTCTGGCAGGCGGTGGCGTGGTTTACTCCGGTGGACATGAAGAACTGTTCGAGTTTGTGGAGAAGACAGGTATTCCAATCACGACAACACTTCTTGGACTTGGAGCTTTCCCAAGTGGTCATGAATTGTGGACCGGGATGCCGGGTATGCACGGAACATACACTTCCAATCAGGCGATTCAAAAAGCCGATTTGCTGATCAACATCGGAGCGCGTTTCGATGATCGGGTAACAGGTAAGCTGGACGGGTTCGCTCCACATGCCAAAATTGTTCATATCGATATTGATCCGGCTGAAATTGGCAAAAACATTGCAACGGACATTCCGATCGTTGGTGATGTGAAGACGGTGCTCGAAATAGCGAACAAGGAAGTGCAGCGTGCAGAGCGTGCAGATGCTTGGAGAGACCAGATCAAGCAGTGGAAACAAGAAAAACCTTACAGCTACACGGATTCAGATGAGGTGCTGAAACCACAGTGGGTTGTTGAAATGCTGAATGATACAACCAAAGGTGAAGCAATTGTAACTACAGACGTTGGACAGCATCAAATGTGGGCAGCACAATATTACAAATTCAATCAGCCACGTTCATGGGTAACCTCCGGTGGACTCGGCACAATGGGCTTTGGATTCCCTTCTGCAATCGGTGCTCAAATGGCTAACCCGGACAGGCTTGTTATTTCCATTAACGGTGACGGCGGCATGCAGATGTGTTCTCAAGAACTCGCGATTTGTGCCATCAACAACATTCCGGTAAAAATTGTTATTATCAACAATCAGGTGCTTGGAATGGTGCGTCAGTGGCAAGAGATCATCTATGAGAACCGTTACAGCCATATCGATCTGGCAGGAAGTCCTGATTTTGTGAAACTGGCTGAAGCCTATGGAGTAAAAGGTTTGCGTGCAACCAACAAGGAAGAAGCCGAACGTGCTTGGCAAGAGGCTCTGGATACACCGGGACCAGTCGTTGTTGAATTCGTAGTACGCAAGGAAGAAAACGTGTATCCAATGGTTCCGCAAGGAGCGACAATCGATCAAATGCTGATGGGGGATGCTGAAGAATGA